The Arachis duranensis cultivar V14167 chromosome 2, aradu.V14167.gnm2.J7QH, whole genome shotgun sequence genome has a window encoding:
- the LOC107474255 gene encoding uncharacterized protein LOC107474255 — MRYDGTQDPLEHLMAFEARMNLEGVGDEVRCRAFPVTLAGPAIRWFNGLPQGSIYGFSDISRAFLAQFTTRIAKAKHPINLLGITQRPGESTRKYLDRFNDECLEIDGLTDSVASLCLTNDLLNKDFRKHLTTKPVWTMHEIQTVAKEYINDEEVSQVMAANKRHSGYNQPRQQGNGKRHKEQAKEGGPTKAHRPFPRIGKFTNYTPLTLPIVEVYQQIAERGILSKPRPLKDRTGGTRASTVTTTRAMDTKHKTALT; from the coding sequence atgaggtacgatGGAACCCAAGACCCTCTGGAACACCTCATGGCTTTCGAGGCTAGAATGAATCTGGAGGGAGTAGGGGATGAGGTGAGGTGCCGGGCCTTCCCGGTCACCCTAGCCGGACCCGCGATCCGATGGTTTAACGGCCTCCCGCAGGGATCCATCTATGGATTTTCGGACATCAGCCGTGCCTTCTTGGCTCAGTTCACAACGCGAATAGCAAAGGCAAAACACCCGATCAACCTGCTCGGGATAACCCAAAGACCCGGAGAGTcgaccagaaaatacctggatCGCTTTAACGACGAATGCTTGGAAATTGACGGCCTAACCGACTCGGTGGCCAGCCTTTGCCTGACGAACGACCTCCTGAACAAGGACTTCCGAAAACACCTTACCACGAAACCAGTTTGGACGATGCACGAAATCCAAACGGTGGCCAAGGAATACATAAATGACGAAGAAGTCAGCCAGGTCATGGCCGCCAATAAACGGCACTCCGGCTACAATCAACCTAGGCAACAGGGTAATGGGAAGAGACACAAAGAACAAGCCAAGGAGGGAGGGCCGACCAAGGCACACAGACCGTTTCCCCGGATCGGGAAGTTCACCAACTACACTCCACTCACTCTTCCCATCGTGGAAGTTTACCAGCAAATAGCCGAGAGAGGGATCTTGTCGAAGCCCCGACCACTCAAGGACCGTACAGGGGGAACAAGAGCCTCTACTGTGACTACCACAAGGGCTATGGACACCAAACACAAGACTGCTTTGACCTAA